The Apteryx mantelli isolate bAptMan1 chromosome Z, bAptMan1.hap1, whole genome shotgun sequence genome has a segment encoding these proteins:
- the SREK1IP1 gene encoding LOW QUALITY PROTEIN: protein SREK1IP1 (The sequence of the model RefSeq protein was modified relative to this genomic sequence to represent the inferred CDS: inserted 2 bases in 1 codon): protein MALPGGNKDNIRAGCKKCGYPGHLTFECRNFLRVDPQRDIVLDVSSTSSEDSEEEELQRLQALREKKNLNEEEEKKKQKRKNKEKTKLKRARKRSSSSSATEEDKPKSKKQKSQKKEXKKEKKNKSKKGKHQKKEKKKRRKEKSTSSDSSDSSSSD from the exons ATGGCTCTGCCGG GTGGAAATAAGGATAACATCAGAGCGGGCTGCAAGAAATGTGGCTACC CTGGTCACCTGACATTTGAATGCCGAAACTTCCTCCGAGTGGATCCCCAAAGAGATATTGTTTTAGATGTCAGCAGCACTAGTAGTGAAGACAGTGAGGAAGAAGAACTACAAAGATTGCAAGCTCTGCGTGAAAAAAAGA ATttaaatgaggaagaagaaaaaaagaaacaaaaaagaaaaaacaaagaaaaaacaaaattaaagagaGCACGGAAAAG ATCTTCCTCATCAAGTGCAACTGAAGAGGATAAGCcaaaatcaaaaaaacaaaaatcacaaaaaaaaga aaaaaaagaaaaaaagaataaatctaagaaaggaaaacatcagaaaaaggagaaaaagaagagaagaaaggaaaaaagtacaTCTTCTGATAGTTCAGACAGTTCTAGTAGCGACTGA